Proteins encoded within one genomic window of Episyrphus balteatus chromosome 1, idEpiBalt1.1, whole genome shotgun sequence:
- the LOC129906428 gene encoding uncharacterized protein LOC129906428, whose amino-acid sequence MNAIKIKRGHAKGTLTRAAGYADSLPEDVTLSELEIRLERLYQAWLDFLSLNHELCDFCDEENFVDPGPEFGEYEEKYLKAHSVFTNRVRELNSQNVSADDSIIEKLADQQTSFLKTLNSATQKSSVKLPTANIPIFDGKYEDWYEFKDLFQSSVDRNKSGSQKFQYLKSFLRGNAAGLLKHMRCSEDNYIEAWDRLEARYEKKNLIVQAFVEPFLSLPSSNSENIQLLRKITDGADEVIRGLNALQCNNRDPWLIYLLLQKVDSDTRQAWADNLGAKEDPSIDQLLNFLQSRCSVLEACSSVTSTRKKPLASVRSHYVESTQTCPKCHGSHILPQCTDFISLDVVSRREFVKKHSVCFNCLRQGHGSYKCRSNFLCKTCKARHHSLVHPTQNPAIEASSSNNIQPNNTTPPTNPTIVSNHSLESSCSSQTILPTAIVKIQDNQGSFQNIRVLLDTGSQVSFITERAVQCLGLKRKRSRIPITGTASTSAGVTNGLVTTNLRSRFNSSFVEVDCFVISKLISVLPSFSIGNIDSSLLLLDLADPTFNEPGEKDILIGADKVFSIITGPATRADHQSPERIPTIFGWAVVGQFNQKPSGVVNFCTKLDFSQCFDLERFWRLEEVSYVPVLSLEEQQAEDSFTNTHFHHSDGKFVLKRSVTSNEIAIDNNNCYYLPHHAVFKNDSSTTKIRVVFDGSAKSYNSTSLHECLLVGPTIQRDIFSICLRFRRHKYTISGDIEKMYRQIWVSPKHTGFQRIVWRETPESPIKHYRLLTVTYGTASAAVRSLKQVALESALSHPVASSVILNDFYVDDVMTGADSIDDVIKLQKDLVELLKSAGFHLRKWTTNCWPLLLSMPEQQRELSPVEFEESSSVKLLGLQWCPSRDSFYYKVRLDKCHTVTKRRILSESSRIFDPIGFLAPVVVGVKIIMQDIWKEKLSWDKVAPEYLADRWTLIHQELHQLENLSIPRIMWSNKSNYELHGFCDASLDAYGAVVYCRSVNPDKSVSVSLVAAKTKVAPIKILSLPRLELCGALLLTRLISKIQISLQEKETKIFAWTDSAIVLHWLSALPKRWSVFIGNRTSAILSLIPRKMWNHVRSASNPADIASRGISPSHLCANEMWWKGPHWLSLDRNLWPTSTTVSEEFSEEELEERIVPITKTLLKGFWKRWHQEYLTSLQHRPKWQQRKMNLQVNDVVLLKETNLPPSKWIIGRIPEVHPGKDGEVRVVTIQTNFGTYIRPIAKVAPLPNDYLADSVFDFPNLGVWRSDNRP is encoded by the exons ATGaatgcaattaaaattaaacgggGCCATGCCAAAGGCACTTTGACTCGTGCGGCGGGTTATGCAGATTCTTTACCAGAAGACGTCACGTTATCAGAGCTTGAGATTCGTTTAGAAAGACTTTACCAAGCGTGGTTAGATTTCTTGTCTCTAAATCATGAACTATGCGATTTTTGTGATGAGGAAAATTTTGTTGATCCGGGTCCTGAGTTCGGAGAAtacgaagaaaaatatttaaaagcccATTCGGTTTTTACAAATAGGGTTCGTGAATTAAATTCTCAGAACGTTAGCGCTGACGACTCAATAATAGAAAAATTAGCAGATCAACAGACTtcctttttaaaaactttaaactccGCAACACAAAAATCATCGGTTAAGTTACCAACTGCTAATATTCCCATTTTTGATGGCAAATATGAGGATTGGTACGAGTTTAAGGATCTTTTTCAAAGTTCGGTTGACCGGAATAAAAGCGGTTCGCAAAAGTTTCAATACCTCAAATCGTTTCTGCGAGGTAATGCTGCGGGCTTACTAAAACATATGcgatgttcggaagataattatATCGAGGCTTGGGACAGGTTAGAGGcaagatatgaaaaaaagaatcTTATTGTGCAGGCTTTTGTTGAACCTTTTCTTTCATTACCTTCGTCCAACTCCGAAAATATTCAGTTACTCCGTAAGATCACAGATGGGGCCGACGAAGTTATTCGTGGATTAAACGCATTGCAGTGTAACAATCGTGATCCTTGGCTAATATATTTGCTACTGCAAAAGGTAGATTCGGACACTAGACAAGCTTGGGCAGATAATTTAGGTGCCAAAGAAGATCCTTCGATAGACCAATTGTTAAATTTTCTGCAATCTCGGTGTAGTGTATTAGAAGCATGCAGTTCGGTTACATCAACACGAAAGAAACCCCTCGCATCAGTTCGATCACATTATGTAGAATCAACACAAACTTGCCCCAAATGCCATGGTAGTCATATCTTGCCACAATGCACAGATTTTATTAGTCTCGATGTCGTTTCTCGTCGTGAATTTGTCAAAAAACATTCGGTTTGTTTTAACTGCCTTCGTCAAGGTCATGGTTCCTATAAATGTCGGTCAAACTTTCTGTGTAAGACGTGCAAAGCTCGTCACCATTCACTTGTTCATCCTACACAAAATCCAGCAATTGAAGCTTCTTCTTCGAATAATATTCAACCTAATAATACAACACCTCCCACAAATCCTACGATTGTTTCTAATCATTCGCTTGAATCTTCTTGTTCGTCTCAAACAATTCTTCCTACAGCAATTGTTAAGATTCAAGATAACCAGGGATCTTTTCAAAACATACGCGTGTTGCTCGATACAGGTTCTCAGGTTTCGTTTATAACCGAACGTGCAGTTCAATGCCTGGGCCTTAAACGCAAACGATCTCGTATCCCAATAACAGGAACTGCATCAACTTCAGCTGGTGTAACTAATGGATTAGTTACCACCAACCTTCGCTCTCGTTTTAACTCTAGTTTCGTTGAAGTTGATTGTTTCGTAATTTCAAAACTTATTTCGGTATTGCCATCGTTTTCAATCGGTAACATAGATTCAAGTCTTTTGCTACTCGATCTTGCAGATCCAACTTTTAATGAGCCTGGCGAAAAAGATATTTTGATAGGTGCAGATAAGGTGTTTAGTATCATAACTGGCCCAGCAACTCGAGCAGATCATCAATCACCGGAAAGGATTCCCACAATATTTGGCTGGGCTGTTGTTGGTCAATTTAACCAAAAACCTTCTGGGGTTGTTAATTTCTGCACAAAATTAGACTTTAGTCAATGTTTCGACCTTGAGAGGTTTTGGAGGTTAGAGGAAGTGTCATATGTACCTGTCCTTTCTTTAGAAGAGCAACAAGCTGAAGATAGTTTTACTAACACTCACTTTCACCATTCAGATGGAAAATTTGTG ttgaagcggagtgtaacTTCAAATGAGATCGCAATTGATAACAACAATTGTTACTATCTACCCCATCACgctgtttttaaaaatgatagTAGCACAACGAAAATAAGGGTAGTTTTTGACGGTTCAGCAAAATCTTATAATAGTACTTCGTTACACGAATGTCTTCTCGTAGGCCCCACAATTCAACGTGATATATTTTCGATATGCCTTAGATTTCGTCGGCATAAATACACAATATCGGGGGACATCGAGAAAATGTACCGTCAAATATGGGTATCACCTAAACATACCGGCTTTCAAAGAATAGTTTGGCGAGAAACACCTGAAAGTCCTATAAAACATTATCGTCTTCTTACGGTCACTTATGGCACTGCTTCGGCAGCTGTTCGATCACTGAAACAAGTAGCTCTTGAATCCGCTCTTTCTCATCCTGTTGCTTCATCCGTTATCCTTAACGACTTCTATGTCGACGACGTAATGACTGGGGCAGATTCTATCGATGATGTGATTAAGCTGCAAAAGGATCTTGTAGAACTATTAAAATCTGCCGGATTTCATCTCAGAAAGTGGACAACCAACTGCTGGCCTTTGCTGCTGTCTATGCCAGAACAACAGAGGGAATTGTCTCCAGTGGAATTTGAGGAATCAAGCTCAGTAAAATTATTAGGCTTGCAATGGTGTCCATCGAGGGATTCTTTTTACTACAAGGTTCGCTTGGATAAATGTCACACTGTCACTAAACGTCGGATACTCTCTGAATCATCTAGAATTTTTGACCCAATAGGATTTTTGGCTCCAGTGGTAGTTGGagttaaaattattatgcaGGATATCTGGAAAGAAAAGTTATCTTGGGACAAAGTAGCTCCAGAGTATCTTGCTGATCGCTGGACATTAATTCATCAAGAACTTCATCAGCTTGAAAATTTGAGTATCCCTAGGATAATGTGGTCGAACAAAAGCAATTACGAATTGCATGGCTTCTGCGATGCATCATTAGACGCATATGGAGCTGTTGTTTATTGCAGAAGCGTTAACCCAGACAAAAGTGTATCAGTTTCATTGGTGGCAGCTAAAACTAAAGTTGCACCTATTAAAATACTCTCGCTACCCAGACTTGAACTCTGTGGAGCTCTTCTTTTAACTCGTCTAATAAGTAAAATTCAGATTTCTTTACAGGAGAAAGAAACCAAAATATTTGCTTGGACGGATTCAGCCATAGTTCTTCATTGGCTGTCAGCACTCCCAAAAAGATGGTCGGTATTTATTGGCAATCGCACGTCGGCGATATTGTCTTTAATACCTCGTAAGATGTGGAACCACGTACGCTCGGCCAGCAACCCTGCAGATATTGCTTCTCGTGGTATTTCACCATCACATTTGTGCGCAAATGAGATGTGGTGGAAAGGACCTCATTGGCTCAGCTTGGACAGAAATCTTTGGCCTACATCAACCACCGTTTCTGAAGAGTTTTCAGAAGAAGAGTTAGAAGAGAGAATAGTACCCATAACAAAG ACCCTCCTCAAAGGCTTCTGGAAGCGATGGCATCAGGAATACCTGACATCCCTTCAGCATCGACCAAAGTGGCAACAACGGAAGATGAATCTTCAAGTTAATGATGTTGTCCTTCTCAAAGAAACTAATTTGCCACCTTCAAAATGGATTATCGGTCGTATCCCAGAAGTCCATCCTGGGAAAGACGGTGAAGTCAGAGTTGTTACCATTCAAACGAATTTTGGAACCTACATTCGTCCAATTGCTAAAGTAGCCCCACTTCCTA ATGATTACCTCGCTGATTCTGTATTTGATTTCCCCAATCTTGGTGTTTGGCGTTCAGATAACCGGCCATGA
- the LOC129906433 gene encoding uncharacterized protein K02A2.6-like, giving the protein MLGLLDSGASISCLGAGCLDLVKSEGVSFKSFCSKVRTASGQNQPIIGELTTSVTYKGITKQITLYLVPSLEQTLYLGVNFWKSFEIAPQIISEISSIDLDSCRDSNAHELSPDQTSKLQSVIGLFPSAAKFGLGKTKLEEHTINTGDAEPVKQRHYPVSPAVQALMYDELDRMLALGVIEESQSAWSSPMVLVQKPGKNRLCLDSRKVNKVTKKDAYPLHHVDGLLSRQTNTHFISTVDLKDAFWQIPLEKTSREKTAFTVPGRALYQFTVMPFGLCNAAQRLCRLMDKVVPHELRQHIYVYLDDLLVVSSTFEEHITILTKLAMLLKNAGLTINLTKSKFCFKELKFLGYIIGGGCIRTDPDKVSAVKNFPIPKTKRQVRRFLGLSGWYRRFVNNYSALAAPLSDTTKNSKTFVFTPEALKAFEELKRALTSSPILINPDFQKPFKILCDASTTGVGSVLCQEDEDGIERPIFYFSHKLSPAQRNYSITELECLAAVLGVEKFRSYVEGQEFTVVTDHASLRWLMSQKDLTGRLARWSLRLQRFKFDIAHRKGTQNVVPDALSRVYSVDEIASLDNKSSASDVLQIDLTDPTFQSDEYKDLINTIETNQNQLPDHRLSDGYVYKKVKPCTGDPIEDDCIWKLWIPSLLTKSLIQLAHEPPKASHGGIAKTLYRLRDRFYWPNMAAQVKSFVGQCDVCKTTKAPNSILRPPMGQAFIVDRPFQHVYVDFLGPYPRSKNGNTHILVCLDQLTKFVLVKALRKATGENAIRFLEDEVFSIFGVPESLLSDNGKQFIGKEFSKFLTNYGTKHIKTASYAPQSNASERVNRSILAAIRSYIGKEQSHWDQHLQSIVSSLRSTIHSAIGMSPHEALFGHSKIEHGSDYELLKKLKSLSNPEFTIIPKSAKMNIIHKRIKDALAQSHKIYEKSYNLRSKGRLYKIGQKVFKRNFILSDASKNRNAKLCPKFVPALIKSIVGNSLYELTDLSGNDLGVVHGKDIRE; this is encoded by the coding sequence ATGTTAGGACTTTTAGATAGCGGCGCAAGCATTAGCTGCTTAGGAGCCGGATGTCTTGACCTCGTTAAATCAGAGGGTGTTTCATTTAAATCCTTCTGTTCAAAAGTGAGAACAGCTAGTGGTCAGAACCAACCTATTATTGGTGAACTTACTACTTCAGTAACCTATAAAggaataacaaaacaaataacatTATATTTAGTTCCCTCATTGGAACAAACCTTGTATCTAGGTGTCAATTTCTGGAAATCCTTTGAAATTGCACCTCAGATAATTTCAGAGATATCTTCTATAGATTTAGATAGTTGTCGCGATTCAAATGCTCACGAGCTATCTCCAGATCAGACAAGTAAACTACAAAGTGTTATAGGCTTGTTTCCATCCGCAGCCAAATTTGGGCTCGGTAAAACGAAGCTAGAAGAACATACAATAAATACAGGTGATGCTGAGCCCGTGAAACAGCGGCATTACCCGGTTTCTCCCGCGGTACAGGCGCTGATGTATGATGAATTGGATAGAATGCTTGCTTTGGGAGTAATCGAGGAGAGCCAGAGTGCCTGGAGCTCACCCATGGTACTAGTACAAAAGCCTGGGAAAAATAGATTATGCCTCGACTCCAGAAAAGTAAACAAAGTTACGAAAAAAGATGCATATCCTCTTCATCATGTTGATGGTCTGCTTAGTCGCCAAACAAACACGCACTTTATATCCACTGTGGATCTAAAGGACGCGTTTTGGCAGATACCGCTTGAGAAAACATCAAGGGAAAAGACCGCGTTTACCGTGCCTGGCAGAGCCTTATATCAATTCACGGTAATGCCCTTTGGTCTCTGCAACGCTGCACAAAGGCTATGCAGGCTCATGGACAAAGTGGTGCCACATGAATTGAGACAACACATCTATGTTTATTTGGATGATTTGTTGGTAGTTTCCTCGACATTTGAAGAGCATATTACCATTCTTACGAAGCTTGCAATGCTTTTGAAAAACGCTGGCTTAACCATTAATTTGACaaaatcgaaattttgtttcaaagaatTAAAATTCTTAGGTTATATAATAGGGGGTGGATGTATCCGGACAGACCCGGATAAAGTTTCTGCCGTTAAGAATTTTCCCATTCCAAAAACGAAAAGACAAGTGAGAAGATTTTTGGGTTTATCTGGTTGGTATAGGCGTTTTGTAAACAATTATTCAGCTCTAGCTGCACCGTTGTCAGATACGACCAAAAAcagtaaaacttttgtttttacgCCAGAGGCCTTAAAAGCGTTTGAGGAACTCAAAAGAGCTTTAACATCTTCACCTATATTAATCAATCCAGATTTTCAAAAACCTTTCAAGATACTTTGTGATGCGTCTACGACAGGTGTAGGAAGTGTTCTGTGTCAGGAAGATGAGGACGGTATTGAAAGGCcaatcttttatttttcccacaAGTTGTCTCCAGCGCAGCGAAACTATAGCATCACCGAATTAGAATGTTTAGCAGCGGTCCTTGGAGTAGAAAAGTTTAGATCCTATGTAGAGGGACAAGAATTTACAGTCGTCACTGATCATGCCAGCCTGCGTTGGCTAATGAGTCAAAAAGACTTAACCGGACGATTAGCCCGTTGGAGCCTCCGGCTTCAACGCTTCAAATTCGACATAGCTCATAGAAAGGGGACACAAAATGTTGTTCCAGATGCGCTTTCTAGGGTCTATAGTGTAGATGAAATAGCATCTTTGGATAATAAATCAAGTGCCAGCGATGTTTTACAAATTGATCTCACGGATCCAACATTTCAATCTGATGAATATAAAGATTTAATTAATACCATTGAAACTAACCAAAACCAACTACCCGATCATCGATTATCAGATGGCTACGTATATAAAAAGGTGAAACCTTGTACGGGTGATCCTATCGAGGATGATTGCATTTGGAAGCTCTGGATTCCATCCTTGCTAACAAAAAGCTTAATACAGTTAGCGCATGAGCCTCCAAAAGCATCTCACGGTGGGATTGCCAAGACACTGTATCGTTTACGCGATCGATTTTACTGGCCTAATATGGCGGCTCAGGTGAAATCGTTTGTAGGACAATGCGATGTATGCAAAACGACAAAAGCACCGAATTCAATCCTAAGACCACCAATGGGACAGGCATTCATAGTAGACAGGCCATTCCAACATGTCTATGTGGATTTTTTGGGTCCATACCCGAGGTCTAAAAATGGTAACACACATATTCTAGTTTGTCTTGACCAATTGACTAAATTTGTGCTTGTTAAAGCCTTAAGAAAAGCCACTGGGGAAAATGCTATACGATTTTTGGAAGATGAAGTATTTTCAATCTTCGGAGTACCCGAGTCGTTATTGTCCGACAACGGTAAACAATTTATTGggaaagaattttcaaaatttctgacAAACTATGGCACGAAACATATAAAAACAGCATCATATGCTCCACAATCGAATGCGAGCGAACGAGTCAACCGCTCCATCCTTGCCGCAATTCGATCATATATAGGTAAAGAACAGAGTCACTGGGATCAACATCTACAATCCATCGTTAGTTCTCTGCGGTCAACCATTCATTCCGCGATTGGTATGTCGCCCCATGAAGCTCTCTTTGGCCATAGTAAGATCGAGCATGGTTCGGATTATGAACttcttaaaaaacttaaaagcctgAGCAACCCAGAATTTACTATCATTCCGAAATCGGCAAAAATGAATATAATTCATAAGAGAATTAAAGACGCTTTAGCGCAAtcacacaaaatttatgaaaaaagttacaaCTTACGGAGCAAAGGTCGCCTGTATAAGATAGGCCAGAAGGTGTTCAAACGAAACTTTATACTAAGCGATGCCTCTAAAAACAGGAATGCAAAACTTTGCCCAAAATTTGTTCCAGCATTAATTAAGAGCATAGTAGGCAATAGCTTATATGAGCTTACTGATTTAAGTGGTAATGACCTAGGAGTTGTACATGGTAAGGACATTCGTGAGTAA